One genomic region from Evansella sp. LMS18 encodes:
- a CDS encoding S-ribosylhomocysteine lyase, with the protein MTKKMNVESFNLDHTKVAAPYIRLAGVTEGAQGDKIYKYDIRFKQPNKEHMKMPALHSLEHMMAEFSRNHHPQIVDISPMGCQTGFYLAVINDDNVENVLELVEKTLKDVLEADEVPACNEVQCGWAASHSLEGAKELAKDMLDQKDGWTAVFAEEA; encoded by the coding sequence ATGACTAAGAAAATGAATGTAGAAAGTTTCAATCTTGACCATACGAAGGTGGCTGCTCCTTATATCCGCCTTGCAGGTGTAACAGAAGGCGCGCAAGGGGACAAGATTTATAAATATGACATCCGTTTTAAACAGCCGAACAAAGAGCATATGAAAATGCCGGCACTACACTCTCTGGAGCATATGATGGCGGAATTCAGCCGAAACCATCATCCCCAGATCGTTGATATTAGTCCGATGGGCTGCCAGACAGGTTTCTATCTAGCAGTCATTAACGATGACAACGTGGAAAACGTGCTCGAGCTTGTGGAAAAGACGCTGAAAGATGTCCTGGAAGCCGACGAAGTGCCAGCCTGCAATGAAGTACAATGCGGATGGGCTGCTTCCCATTCTCTTGAAGGTGCTAAGGAGCTGGCGAAAGATATGCTCGACCAGAAAGATGGCTGGACTGCCGTTTTTGCTGAAGAAGCATAG
- a CDS encoding PLP-dependent cysteine synthase family protein, translating to MTIYQGIHSLIGNTPLFEITNIEIPNKARIFAKLEFFNPGGSVKDRLGQELIREAVENNRISSSGTLIEPTAGNTGIGLALAAVGTDIKVIFVVPQKFSQEKQTLMRALGATVVNTPTEDGMKGAIEKTKELLKEIPDSYSPSQFANPANPGTYYKGLGPEIVRDLDNKVDVFVAGAGTGGTFMGTARYLKEVLPSVKTSIVEPEGSILNGGESGPHRTEGIGMEFLPDYMDTGYFDSIHTITDKEAFHWVLELTKKEGLLAASSSGAAFAAAMREAETAKEGAHIVTVFADSSERYLSTGIYEGTDET from the coding sequence ATGACAATCTACCAGGGAATCCACTCGTTAATCGGAAATACACCACTTTTTGAAATAACAAATATTGAAATTCCAAATAAAGCGAGAATCTTTGCTAAACTGGAGTTCTTCAACCCAGGCGGAAGTGTCAAAGACAGGCTCGGCCAGGAGCTGATCAGGGAAGCGGTGGAGAATAACCGGATCAGCTCTTCCGGCACGCTCATTGAACCAACCGCCGGAAATACAGGAATCGGCCTGGCTCTCGCCGCTGTTGGAACGGATATAAAAGTAATCTTTGTCGTTCCTCAGAAGTTCAGCCAGGAAAAACAGACCCTGATGCGGGCACTTGGGGCAACGGTTGTTAACACACCGACCGAGGACGGCATGAAGGGCGCTATCGAAAAAACAAAGGAACTGCTTAAGGAAATACCTGACTCCTACTCCCCTTCTCAGTTTGCCAACCCGGCAAACCCAGGGACATATTATAAAGGGTTAGGACCAGAGATTGTCAGGGACCTTGATAACAAAGTGGATGTTTTTGTGGCAGGAGCAGGCACTGGCGGAACTTTTATGGGAACGGCCAGATATTTAAAAGAAGTGCTTCCTTCAGTGAAAACCTCCATCGTTGAGCCTGAAGGTTCCATTTTAAACGGTGGCGAATCAGGCCCCCACCGTACAGAAGGAATAGGCATGGAATTCCTCCCTGATTATATGGATACTGGGTATTTTGATTCCATTCACACGATAACAGATAAAGAAGCATTCCACTGGGTGCTTGAACTCACAAAGAAAGAAGGCCTCCTTGCTGCAAGTTCTTCAGGAGCTGCCTTTGCTGCAGCGATGAGGGAAGCGGAAACCGCGAAGGAAGGCGCTCACATTGTCACAGTCTTCGCAGACAGCAGTGAGCGGTATTTAAGTACAGGCATATACGAAGGGACGGATGAAACATGA